The window ATGGGCCTCCAGACCTGTGAGGGTGTCCGGTACGCCAGTGTGTTAAGGTACTAACTATGCACATCTACCCTGTTTTATACGGTCTATGACATTTACAGAGAAGTGCAGTTGCAGCTACCTGTTGAAATGCAGAGAAAATCTCAGGTTGGGCCATGTTCTGCCAGTAGACCAGCTCACATGAAATACCCTGCATAGCTATCAAGCCTCTGATATGGGGATTCAAGAATTACCCACTAATGTTGTAGCTAGTTACCTTACAATTAATTATATTTGTACACCAGGAATTGTCATAAGAAGTTGAAAACTTTGTGAGCTCCTGTTCACCCGACCTGGAGTTTATGATGATAAAATGCCGACCCCACTATATGCCGAAGGAATTCACATGTATTATTATCACAGCTGTGTACATACTGTGTACAGTCTTTATTGTCACGGGTGACTTTAATCACGCCCGTCTAAAACACATTTTCCCCAAATATCACCAACATGTATCCTTCCCCACAAGAGGATCCGCCGTGCTTGACCATGTATACACAAACATCCACCCCCACTTCGGCCAATCAGATCACATctctgttcctactccccgcctACAAGCAacaactcaagagggagccactaacacagagaatagtgaggtgctggacagaggaggcagactcaatgctGCAGGATTGTTTTGAGAATACTGATTGACTTTGGTCACACAACTGAAAATATGGCGCCATACTGGATAGCTGCCGTTTTGCGAGCTCAGACCCAAGCTTGCTATTTTGTGATTATTTTGTGATTTCTTTTTACTTTCTCAATCTATCCGCTACTATTTCTTACAACCAACATTCTACTTGCCAATGTACAGTCACTTGATAATAAAATGGATCGCGGATTTGCTACCAACGGGACTCTCAaaactgcaatattctctgcttttcGGAAACATGACAAGATATCCCGatggctatccaactcgatggattctCAATTCACATTGAGGGGAAGGGGTTTGCCTCTTCATTAACAACAACGTGTGTGCTGACTCGAGCACGGTGGAAGTGTCGACCCATTGCtcacccgtcttggaatacctgatggtcaaatgccgacCCTTTTACCTCCCAAaggagttttcagctgttatcgtgactgttgtacacattccacctcaggacaagtACAATAACAAACTGGCACTTAACGAACTACATGAGGCTATAACTAAGCAGGAAAACTTATATTCAGAGGCTGCTTTTCTGGTTGCCGGCTATTTTAATTCCACGTCATTAAGACACgtgatgcccaacttccatcaacacgtctccCTTGCCACTAGGGGCAATAAAGTCATAGACCACTATtattctacccacaagcaagcatacaaggccctcccacATCCaccattcggcaaatcagatcatgactctgtactcctgcttcctgtttacaaacagaaactcaaacaggaatgACCTGTGACTCGCTCCACTGAGAAATGGTCTCCAGAATCTGAGATTAtactacaggactgctttgctagcgctgTTTGGAATATGTTTCGGGACTCCGCCGATAACATtgacgagctaaccacctccgtcaccggcttcattaggaaatgcatcggtgatgttgtccccacagttAAGGTTCGCTGCTTCCCTAATCAAAAGCTTTGGATTAACACTGAGGTTGGCGCTAAACTAAAGGATAGGGCTACCGCACGGCTATCgcagacaaccctgaggctacagctgaggacaggaacaagtaccactatgacctccgcagagtcatcaaacgagcaaaaggaaaatataggaataaggtggaatcatattacacaggctccgacACCCGCCACATGTGGTATGGGCTACTTTCCATTACGGAttacatctgtaatcatgaagtgctttgagaggctggtaatggcacacatcaactcaatcatcccagacacactagacccactccaatttgcatgccgcccaaacagatccatagatgacgcaatctcaattgcactccacactgccctcacccacctataTAAGAGGAAtgcctatgtgagaatgctgttccttgactacagctcagcattcaatacctttgtcccctccaagctcgtcaccaagcttaggaccctgggactgaacacctacctctgcaactggctcctggacttcatgacgggccgaccccaggtggtgagggtaagcaacatcacctccgccacgctgaccctcaacatgggggccctaCAGGGGTGTTTgcctagtcccctcctgtactccctgttcacccacggcCATGCACAACTCCAATACCATCATTGAGTTTGCTGATGACATGAcggtggtaagcctgatcaccggcgacgatgagacagcctacagggaggaggtcagtgaccagGCAGTGTGGGGccggaacaacaacctctcccttaacgtcagtaagaccaaggagttgatcgtggactacaggaaacggggggGGTCGAGCattcccccatccacatcaacagggctgcagtggagcaggtcgagagcttcgaGTTTctcagtgtccaaatcactaagaacttaaaatggtccacacaagTGCGCACAGTCGTGATGAGGGCGCGAtagcatgggccctcaaatcctcaaaacgttctacagctgtaccattgagagcatcttgactggctgcataactgcttggtatggcaatatcACCGCCCTCAATTGCATGGCGCTACAgtgggtggtgcggacagcccagtacatcactggggctgagctccctgccatccaggacctctatatcgggcggtgtgaaaggaaggcccagaaaatcgttaaagactccaaccacccaagccatagactgttcgctCTGCTTCCAAAACGTGAAGCGGTactggtgcatcaagtctgacaccaacaggctcctgaacagcttctatccccatgccatgagactgctaaatagctaactaaatggCTACATGGACTGATTGAccttatttttgcactgtctctatgcacactgacaggaccctacacactacacccactgatactccaacacacatacaaacactcactccatcatttgctcacacatacataatatgcacatacatttatgcTGACTCTACACAtgcccactcacatacaatcatcatatacgctgctgctactctgtttaacatacagtatatccggttgcctagtcaccttacccctatacatatcttaCCTCTATCGATCCAGTATCCCTACACATTGTAAAtttggtactggaactgaccctgtatatggtatacttacttactttatcatGTTCTTATTATTATAGctcgtgtttttgttctaccttgttattttttgtattacattgttattgattactgcattgtttggGTTAGAGCTTGCCAGacaggcatttcactgtacttgtgcatgtgacataaaAAAACGTAACTTGAATATGTTCAAAGATTCATCAACTCAACATTGAGAAATATACATCGTCAGTCACAGGATTCATTAGGAAATGTGTTGATGACATTATACCCACAATAACAATCCCCAACCAAAACCCCTGGATGAATGGAGATATCTGTACAATGCTGAGAGCCCGTACTGCAGCATTCAATGTCAGAAGAATGAACCCCGAGAGGACTCGGTGGCGCACAACGCGTACAAGGCAAGCAGGTACGAGCTCCGCAAATCCATTAGGGACGCAAAAAAAACAATATAGACTCAAACTTGAATCGATGTTTGACAACTCAGACTCTTGTCGAATGTGGCAAGGATTACAGACTATCATAGACTACAAAGGAAAATCCAGCTGTGCGGTGCCCACCGAAGCCTCCCTCCCAGGCGAGCATAACACATTCGATGCTCGCTTAGAGGCAGACAATAGCCAGCCATCCAGCAAGACTCTCGCTGCTCCGGATGACCAGGTGCTTTCGCTCTCCAAGGCTTATGTGAGGAAAACTCTCAAAAGAGTGAATACTCACAAAGCCGccagcccagatggcatccctggccGTGTGCTGACAAGCTGGCGGGCGTCTTCTCGGATATCTTCAACCTGTCTCTGTCCCAGATTGTAGTCCCTGGGACAGAGACACTTATGCCAGTTAAAGGGCTCTGGGCTATTCCTGTTGATGCACTGGTGTAAGAGTAAAATAGTCAGGTAGCTTTATCTTTTGAATTGACTTTTTGTTACTTTTTGCTTTAAGGAGACCACCACCGTCCCAGTGCCAAagaaaaacaaggtgacatgcccaaatgactatcgcccagtCGCACTCACctcggtcatcatgaagtgctttgagaggttggtcatggctcacatcaaggccagcatgccagacacactggacccactccaatttgcctaccgctTCAACAGATCCATGGAAGATGCCATTTTCATCGCTATTCACACGGCagtaacacatctggacaagaggaacacctgtgtgaaaatgctgttcattgactacagttcagcattcaacactattgttccctccaagctcgacaccaagctcagagccctgggtctggacaccaccctctgcaactggatcctggacttcctgacaggcataCCACAGGCtatgaggattggcaacaacacctcctccacactgactcttaacacagggcccccccaggggtgtgtcctcagtcctctgctgtactcccaCGACTAAGTGGTTTCACACAAAACCAACTACATCATCAAGTTTGGTGACTACACCACGgctgtaggcctgataaccaacaatgacAGTCAGCCTATAgtaggtaagtgaactggcattgtagtgtcatgacaacaacctctccctcaacatcagcaaaacaaagTTGTTTGAcatcaggaagcagaggagggaacatgcccgatccacatcaatgggactgTAGTAGAGAGAGTCACAAATGTTAATTTCCTTGGCACATCACCCCAGCCATGAGCTGTCTCTCATGTACTGTCGGGCAGAAGGTGTTGGAGCATGAGGTttgatagaaactgtctctgagcctgttggtatctacaagccatcagactgctgaacacttgaactggactgaccacctgccctgcacctgctctgattctccgcaccttagcacacatcacaactgctgctaccagacttatTATACAGGTCAATTTATACACTTGCCCCCCATTTCTCCCTTCCCCAATACACATGTAAATATTGTACTATACATTTTGCCTTCCTGTATTAcaattatgctaaaatgtttattatatTGTTGCCATTTACTTTGTATTCTTATGTTTTActatttattattgttgttaccttgtcgagaaggaacctgcaagtaagcgtTTCGTTGGACGATGTTTACCATGCTTATGCCGTACAGACGAGTAATACAACTTGAACTATTTGTGTGCAATTTAGGCCATCGTTTCTCTCGGTCATCATACACACGGCCACCTGTGTGACGCTACCCAGTATTAGTCACAATAATGGAATTTGCggttcgccttcaaaataaagGTCCCACATTGAAACTGATCCAAACGTATCCAAATAGTGGAATAAtgctaaacaaggttggaatTTTGTTATATAACTTTAAAATGAATGCAATAATTAAAAAACTCTTCAAATCCcactgtggatgtattagactgcataattgcattgggggcatacaTACAGTTATGCACTATACAGCCTAGCCCTCAAACTCAAGGTGGCATTCTGCCTTATCCCTACAGTTTTCAGCCATTAGCTTTACCCATGACTAcctcatgtgaactacaatcccaatgctgtgttttaacgtttagaaatgCCAATAATCATTGCTTGCGATACGGCTTTCGAAACATATGGGCCTTATCTTTCATCAGAAAGAATCCTTTAAATacaaaagatacacttactgtagcagttttgcacagatccatacagctatgggtgcCTCCATCCGACGATCCTACACTTCCGCTACACCCGAGTTacatttacacacaggtgttcggagcgtGCTAGATAggtaattagcacaggtggtcggtCGCCTCTTGTCTTCCGTAAACAAGCATTGTATCATGgaaatatggccgtgtgggaacactaaccctatcaaggtgtgtatcaatttaacgttttgttttttgaaaattatttctcgctgatatgaaagatgaGGTCCTTAtacttccaaaaccgtaccgcaagggACAGTTGTTAATGTTCAGATTGAgcgtcggggctcttaacaaaagtCCCCagtacagaagacgccttcgtccaatTACTCTTATGTGTAacgtaatggaactgagagtcatgatcaagggctatgTACAGCCTAACTATggaaatggggtatcagccttgtcagtgacacccacagattaCAATCCCAAAGAGTTTACGCAAATATGAGCGTcatagctcttattgcaggactttgaccCTGGGAAATCACCTCCTCAGTTAGTCTATTGAACATTCATATTGGACTGTACTATGGAGAGTGCACCCATGAAATGGGgttatcagcctactcagtgacacccacaaaACACAACACAATTATGCGGTGTaattgtggctaatccttattgtggctagcttcacaggtcacaaaaaatacagaactaagaaccgatatagcccctggttctcctcagacttgactgcccttgaccagcacaaaaacatcctgtggcgtacagcattagcatcaaatagcccccgcgatatgcaacttttcagggaagttaggaaccaatatacacaagcagtcaggaaagcaaaggctaactttttcaaacagaaatttgcatcctgtagcactaactccaaaaagttttgggacactgtaaagtccatggagaataagagcacttcctcccagctgcccactgcactgaggctaggaaacactatcaccaccgataaatctacaataatcgagaatttcaacaagcattttgctacagctggccatgctttccatctggctaccactaacccggccaccaactctgcaccctctgctgcaacttgcccatgccccccgcttctccttcacacaaattcagacagctgatgttttgaaagcgctgcaaaatctggacccctacaaatcagctgggctagacaatctggaccctttctttctaaaactagccgccgaaattgtcgctacccctattactagtctgttcaacctctctttcataacgtctgagatccccagagattggaaagctgccgcggtcatccccctcttcaaagggggtgacactctagatccaaattgctacagacctatatccatcctgccctgcctttcgaaagtattcgaaagccaagttaacaaacagatcatcgaccatttcgaataccaccgtaccttctccgctatgcaatccggtttcgagctggtcacgggtgcacttcagccacgctcaaggtcctaaacgatattataaccgcgattgataatagacagtactgtgcagccgtcttcatcgacctggccaaggctttcgactctgtcaaccaccgcattcttattggcagactaaatagccttggtttctcaaatgactgcctcgcctggttcaccaactacttctcagatagagttcagtgtgtcaaatcggagggcctgttgtctggacctatggcagtctctatgggggtgccacagggttcaattcttgggccgacacttttctctgtgtatatcaatgatgtcgctcttgctgctggtgactctcagatccacctctacgcagacgacaccattttgtatacatctggcccttcattggacactgtgttaacaaacctccaaacgagcttcaatgccatacaacaatccttcagtagcctccaactgctcttaaacactagtaaaactaaatgcatgcttttcaatcgaacgctgctggcacccgcccacccgactagaatcaccactctcgacgggtctgacctagagtatgtggacaactacaaatacctaggtgtctggttagactgtaaactcaacttccagactcacataaagaatctccaatccaaagttaaatctagaatcggcttcctatttcgcaacaaagcctccttcactcatgctgccaaacatgccctcgtaaaactgactatcctaccgatccttgacttcgcgatgtcatttacaaaatagcctccaacactctactcagcaaattggatgtagtctatcacagtgccatccgttttgtctccaaagccccatacactacccaccactgtgacctgtacgctcttgttggctggtcctcactacatgttcgtcgtcaaacccactggctccaggccatctataaatcactgctaggcaaatccccgccttatcttagctcattggtcaccatagcagcacccacccgtagtctgcgctccagcaggtatatctcactggtcattcccaaagccaacacctcctttggccgccattccttccagttctctgctgccaatgactggaacgaattgcaaaaatctctgaagctggagactcttatctccctcaataactttaagcatcagttgtcagagcaccttaccgatcactgcacctgtacacagcccatctgaaattagcccacccaactacctcatccctatattgttatttattttgctcttttgcacataatctattgcacatctagcattccagtgttaatactattgtaattattctgcactatagcctatttattgccttacctccataacttgcttcatttgcacacactgtatatatattttctgttgtatttctgactttatgttttttaccccatatgtaactctgtgttgttttttattgcactactttgctttatcttggccaggtcgcagttgtaaatgagaacctgttctcaactggcttacctggttaaataaaggtgaaataaaaaaaataaaaaaaaacacggCCACACAAGACACATCCACAGCTGTGCGGAAATGACACAGCAGGCGCGCGCCCCGACACGTCACGCGAGACGACACagacccccaaaaaaaataaaataaaataaataaatagaggaGAAACAcgaacaacagtgtgtgaaattCCCACGGAATTCGTGGCAGATATGTTAACCACGTCATCAATTTCTGCAAAGGACTACATTAAATCGTAAAGGTGAGTTCGCGCTAAAGCAtctgtgtttatattttttacaattcCACGTAGAGTGGGAAAAACTCGTCCAATACACTGCCGCGTCACTAGATAAATATCCCTTTAAAACAATGATAAGCTAGGTTTAATGCgaagtataaatatatatatatattctgtgtaTTCAAATACATCTCATGGCGTTTTTTAATTGCCACGAAAGGCTGAAGTTTTTATTGACAGTGGGAAAAGCAAAACAGTTAGTTGTGTGTGTACTCATGTTTTGGTTCATGGTCTTCTAGTGTAGAAGAATGAGGAAGTGGATGTGACAGGGGGCTTGTGAGACAAGTCATATAAAGCCTCTTGCATCACTACAGAGAACACAACTCACCCACTGTTAGCAATTAAACAATAGAGCACAAGTTAGTGTCTTATattttattgtaaaattaacgtAGCTTACTTCGACGCTGTCCAATATTGTCCTTAAATAAACATGAGCCCAAGCAGCTGATCAAATAGCACGGGTTCAGAATATCATCCATGTATGCCTATGAACATACTGTAGAAAGCAGGTGCGGTAGACAAGGGCCTGATTGATTACAACAATATAACATCAAATGCTTTACTTTTCTATGGAACAACAGTCACAATTGTTGTTGAAGCGTAGAATGGGACTTTTAATATGAAAGATGAAGTCTCCAACAAAATAACACAATTAGGACAATGCAATCAATGTAATGTGCCTATTTAGAGAAATTACAACAGTCAAGGTTACTTACCAGTGCAGTGACATTGGAATTCTGAAAATGGCATAAACAGTGATGTTGcaggttttatttattttgattctATTGTTTTACTATAGGATATGAATACCTCTGACCATGGGGAAAACTCAGATGGCGAAATGCTTGAGAGAGGTAAGTACAAACCATTTAATATTCCACTGTTATTGCAACTATTCACTTCCAAACTGTTTGGATTTAGCAACAGCTAAAGTGGGGAAATCTAATCAAGCTGTATATTGGAAATAACATAACATTGATTTGAAATGTTTGTTTTCTGCAGAGCGAGAACCCATTCAAGACATCAAGACAGAGACAGATGAATGTACTATTAGTGAGAAAACTGAAGGACCCCGAAGATGGTACCTTGGAACTAGTGAGGCCACCAGGAAACGTACTGCCAAGGACATGGGCTGTGACGCTCACAATTCTGAATTGCAGCGGTCTACCAGCAGCAAAAGAGTCAGGGTCTCTAGTGAGGTAAATTAATGAAATGGCTTAATCAATGATTATGGCTAACTGAACTTGGTAAATAGACAAATGTCATCAAATAGACATAGGCCTATCTATTTATTTAGCTTGCTTATTCCAGTTTTTATTTACATGACATTGAAAAGACAAATAGTTTTTTTATTTGAGATAAGAAATGCatgttgttgttgtctctgtgtagGCAGGCCGGCGCTTGCTGAGGAGATTGTCTGAAGAGTCCACGAGGCCTCAACCCCTCTGCCTGACATCTGCGGAGAAGGACCCTGCCCAGGAGAAGACTATAGCCTCTTACAGGAAGCCTCTCTACAGCATCTCTCACAGAATCACAGAGAAGAAGCACACATCAAGCCTGGACCAGCAGGCTCAGCATGAGGGAGGAGTGCGGCTAAGCTATAGCAATCTCTTATCCCCTCAACTGGTCAATACAGGGGAGCACAGCCAAAGTGAACCCCTCTCTGCCCTGGGGACGGCAGGGTCCATGTCTTCAACAGACTCTAATCTATACTCCCTCATCGAGAATATGTTTTTCATCCTCAATACGCTCAACTCAAGCATGACCCAACTGCACAGCAAGGTGGATCTACTTTCCCTGGAAGTCACTCGCATCAAAAAACAGATCAAACCCTCAGAGATGGCAACTGAGTTCCAGCCTCCGCCAGAATACCTGTTGACAAGTGAGGAGCTGAGTCAACTGATGGAGCAGACATCAAATGCTGGGGAGTTGGGTTGTCGACTGCTAGTACACCTCTTCCCAGAACTTTTTAAAGCCAAGGAGTGCACTCCTGGTAGTATTGCCAACAAGAGAACATTGGATTCCCTACAGCTGCAGCTAATACGCAACTATGTGAAGGTGTGTTTTCCTCTGGTAAAGAACAACAACATTTGGCAGGATGAATGCCTATTACAGATTAATAACTTCTTTAACCGCTTCTGGGCTCAGAAGGATATGGAGAGCGGGCCACAGTCATGTGGTAGACACACTATTATAGGCTTGGGTTTAAAAGCTGAGCGGAACCAGCCCTGCCATTTTATAAATGAGGGGCAAGAAGTGCACCTTGAGTTACACTCCAATAGTGACCACACCAACAATAAAGTAGTAGTGCCAGACCTTGTGTTTGACACTCAGGAGCTTGGAGAGGATCTTGATGAGCTCTCCTCCCCTGAAGATTTTATGTTTCTTGTAAACAGACTTTTCCCAGAGGTTTTTGAGCAGGGGAAATTGCCAGAGGGTAGTGTGGGAAAGATGATCCTGGACTCGGACAGGATAGAGATTATCCGTAAATACATGGAAGCAAATTTTCCTGACGTCCCAGAGGATagttggctgcaggtgtgtgtgcaGCGCATAGAAGATGCAATAGAGGGTTATCACAGTAACGGCAATGGCAGTGAGCCTGAGAACATGAATGATGAGAGCTATGACTCCACAGGCCTCCCTGATGATGTCTCTATCATCAAGATCAGTGACTTGTGTGACTACGAGAGACCAGGTCGTAGGTCAAAAAAGTCCTTGCTTGTGCCAGTCGATTTTGAACAACTTGAGATCCCCCTACCAGATCTGAGTGTGCCTCAAGAGTATCTGCTCTCTAGGGAGCAACTGAGGAACAACTATGAATGTAGCTTGTCAATTGGGAACTTTGCCTCTCGCCTCTTAGTACTTATTTTCCCTGAGCTCTTCACCTACGAGAACACACGGAAGCATTACAACTGTAGTGGCTCTCTCGGGAAGAAGCAGCTTGATCCTGTACGGGTCAACCTTATTCGCCACTACGTACAGCTACTATATCCACAGGCCAAGAATGACAGAGTGTGGACCCTGGAATTTGTGGGTAAACTGGACGAGCTGTGCAGGCGACGAGACACGGAACAACGGCGGTCATACCAGCAGCAACCCAAAGTCTATGCTCCTGAGTTGGAGCAAGAGCCTGTGGACTTTGTGGCTGCTTGCCAAGTGAACCAGCTCAAAACAGAGCACTTGAAAGAGGACTTTGAGATCCCTCCACTACCCCCTGAAAAAAGTAGCAAAGACTTCTGCATGATCCCCCTGGAGGAATTGACGGTGTCGATTCCAGACTTCACAGTGCCTTTGGTCTACTTGCTCTCAGACACTGAGGTGCGAGAGATTGTCCAGCAGAGCCTTTCTGTGGGAAACTTTGCCGCCCGCCTACTGGTGCGCCTCTTCCCTGAGCTCTTCACTCAGGAGAACCTGCGGCTTCAGTATAACCACTCGGGCGCCTGCAATAAGAAGCAGCTGGATCCTGTGCGTCTCAGGCTCATCCGCCACTATGTAGAAGCCGTGTACCCAGTTGAGAAGATGGAGGAGGTCTGGCATTATGAATGTGTGCCAAGCATAGATGAGCGATGCCGGCGGCCCAACCGCAAGAAGTGTGACATACTGAAGAAGGCCAAGAGATCAAATACTGTGTCCTAGTAGCAAAGCTGAAGGCAacactttattttttattctaaATATTTGCACAAGTACATAAGCTGAATAGCATAGTGGAGTCTTTGCACACTGTCCTGTGTAGGATAAGGCCAACTTGTAAAGGCTTTTCATTAGTACTCTTAATTAATGTATTTGTAATATTGAACTACAGTATTAGACAGTTTAGTTTTTCATCATCTGCTTGTTTGAGATTATAGACTAAGTTTATGTATACACCAAAACAATACTGTTGTAGCTAATCTAACTTACCCTGTATATAAGATGTTGTACCCTTAAAAAGAATACCCATGTAAATATTACAAACACAGTAGATCACAGGCAAAGATGGGTACAAATTGTGATCATTTTTTCTATCGCATATTTGTTGTCGCATTGTG is drawn from Coregonus clupeaformis isolate EN_2021a chromosome 25, ASM2061545v1, whole genome shotgun sequence and contains these coding sequences:
- the LOC121539439 gene encoding BEN domain-containing protein 3-like; this translates as MNTSDHGENSDGEMLEREREPIQDIKTETDECTISEKTEGPRRWYLGTSEATRKRTAKDMGCDAHNSELQRSTSSKRVRVSSEAGRRLLRRLSEESTRPQPLCLTSAEKDPAQEKTIASYRKPLYSISHRITEKKHTSSLDQQAQHEGGVRLSYSNLLSPQLVNTGEHSQSEPLSALGTAGSMSSTDSNLYSLIENMFFILNTLNSSMTQLHSKVDLLSLEVTRIKKQIKPSEMATEFQPPPEYLLTSEELSQLMEQTSNAGELGCRLLVHLFPELFKAKECTPGSIANKRTLDSLQLQLIRNYVKVCFPLVKNNNIWQDECLLQINNFFNRFWAQKDMESGPQSCGRHTIIGLGLKAERNQPCHFINEGQEVHLELHSNSDHTNNKVVVPDLVFDTQELGEDLDELSSPEDFMFLVNRLFPEVFEQGKLPEGSVGKMILDSDRIEIIRKYMEANFPDVPEDSWLQVCVQRIEDAIEGYHSNGNGSEPENMNDESYDSTGLPDDVSIIKISDLCDYERPGRRSKKSLLVPVDFEQLEIPLPDLSVPQEYLLSREQLRNNYECSLSIGNFASRLLVLIFPELFTYENTRKHYNCSGSLGKKQLDPVRVNLIRHYVQLLYPQAKNDRVWTLEFVGKLDELCRRRDTEQRRSYQQQPKVYAPELEQEPVDFVAACQVNQLKTEHLKEDFEIPPLPPEKSSKDFCMIPLEELTVSIPDFTVPLVYLLSDTEVREIVQQSLSVGNFAARLLVRLFPELFTQENLRLQYNHSGACNKKQLDPVRLRLIRHYVEAVYPVEKMEEVWHYECVPSIDERCRRPNRKKCDILKKAKRSNTVS